The Negativicutes bacterium DNA window CGCCGAGAAAACCGCTGCGCTGCAGATACGTCAGGACCTGATCGTTTTGCGGCAGGTATAAGGCGACCCGCTCCACCACCATGGCGAGATAGCGCAGATAAGACAAGGTTAAAACCAACCCGAAAGGATCAATGAATTCCAAGTCACGCAGTGAGAGCACATTGCCGCCGCCGTCTTGCGGTTGTAAACGCGCCAAGGCTCTGGCTGTGGTTTCGCCGGTTAAAGTAAAAGGAAGATTGAGAAAATACATGCTTTCTCAATCCCCCTTCCTTGTAAATTTCTGGCAGCCCCACTTTCAGGCTTTGTTTTGTTTCAGGGTTTGCCATAAGAAATAAGCGGCGTTTTTTACGGTTCTCATTTTAATCTGACTGCGTGAACCGCTTAAATTCAATTGCTGGCAAATGGTAGCGCTGCCGGAAGCAACCGCCAGCCAAACCAGCCCGACCGGTTTCTCAGTCGTACCGCCGCCGGGGCCGGCCACCCCGCTGACCGCAATAGCATAATCCGTCCCGCTGATTGCTCTGGCCTGTTCCGCCATTTCGCGCACCGTTTCTTCGCTGACCGCGCCGAATGTCATCAGAGTCTCCGGCTTGACCTGCAGCTGTTGTATTTTGCTTTCATTGCTGTAGGTGACCCAGCCTTGCCGGAAATAAGCGGAACTGCCGGGAATATCGGTAAACGAACTGGCCAACAGACCGCCGCTGCAGGATTCTGCCGTCGCTAAGGTTTCCCCATGCGCCAGCAGCAGGTTGGCTGCGGCGGAAAAGATCGTATCTTCATCCGTGCCGTATATGTGTTTTCCCACGCGTTTGGCAATCTCGGCACTGAGAGCGTCAAATTTCAGATTCGCAACCTCCCGATTGGCGGCTCTGGTCGTCAGACGCATCTTGGTTTCTCCCATACCGGCATAGAGTGCCATGGTAGGATCCGCCTG harbors:
- a CDS encoding competence/damage-inducible protein A, encoding MNAELISVGTEILLGQIVNTNAAWLAQRLADFGINVYRQITVGDNAARLTACIRESMSRADILILTGGLGPTDDDLTREAVAEATGRELVLDEGQLNWLINRFQSRHGKMTENNRKQAFKPLGSMLLENPNGTACGYAVPYQDKWLFLLPGPPWEMDAMFENQVVPLLKELYNLEQHLFSRNLKFFGIGESQLETEVLDLMRSQADPTMALYAGMGETKMRLTTRAANREVANLKFDALSAEIAKRVGKHIYGTDEDTIFSAAANLLLAHGETLATAESCSGGLLASSFTDIPGSSAYFRQGWVTYSNESKIQQLQVKPETLMTFGAVSEETVREMAEQARAISGTDYAIAVSGVAGPGGGTTEKPVGLVWLAVASGSATICQQLNLSGSRSQIKMRTVKNAAYFLWQTLKQNKA